Proteins from one Arsenophonus apicola genomic window:
- a CDS encoding SH3 domain-containing protein: MKKIISFSILLLLIGCGNKTPPTSPSFSNKQDIIFIDQTKKLFPIANYPQNSARWIPPHEPGYRQPFLTEIQQKEAFDNLLARYFGEQSPWNGNYIQSVLQDAQDVSDVKNAKRNLSHFAEKFTAPNVSHYGENFRLLDANWKAKMQYRVSVPIAEHFTVADRGITLRETAVRFLPTAYPAFEDPREAGQGYPFDMLQNSALHPAEPVYIAAVTADKSWSFIISSTVMGWVDSSHIAKANNHFIQQWTAMANKKLAAVINDNASFTDEQGIFRFTARTGTLLPLKLIKGKAKIVLPVSDGNGYAVIRYAPQFEQQVRQVPILPTAENMAHIIQYMQGKDYGWGSLYGFNDCSAEVRNLMLPFGIFLPRNSLPQSLIGKRIDLSDYSTNERIAYLMKYGQPFKTLIYIQGHIMLYVGNSNWQGRPVPIIYHNVWGLRPAAPPSRSIIGQSVFLPLLAQYPDAPELESLASKPLFIISYLDQAE; this comes from the coding sequence ATGAAAAAGATTATTAGCTTTAGCATTCTGTTATTACTGATTGGTTGTGGTAATAAAACACCGCCTACATCGCCATCATTTAGTAATAAGCAAGATATTATCTTTATTGATCAAACCAAAAAACTTTTTCCAATTGCTAATTATCCCCAAAATAGCGCTCGCTGGATCCCGCCTCATGAACCGGGTTACCGACAACCATTTTTAACTGAAATACAACAAAAAGAGGCGTTCGATAACCTGTTAGCGCGCTATTTTGGGGAACAATCACCCTGGAATGGTAATTACATTCAGTCAGTTTTACAGGATGCACAGGATGTATCGGATGTAAAAAATGCGAAAAGAAATTTATCCCATTTTGCAGAAAAGTTTACTGCGCCTAATGTGAGTCACTATGGCGAAAATTTTCGCTTACTAGATGCTAACTGGAAAGCAAAAATGCAATATCGGGTATCCGTGCCGATAGCTGAGCATTTTACTGTTGCTGACCGAGGGATCACTTTGCGTGAAACCGCGGTAAGATTCCTACCAACGGCTTATCCTGCTTTTGAAGATCCGCGTGAAGCCGGTCAAGGTTATCCTTTCGATATGCTGCAAAACTCAGCCCTTCATCCAGCTGAACCGGTTTACATTGCGGCAGTAACAGCAGATAAATCTTGGAGTTTCATTATTTCATCAACGGTCATGGGATGGGTGGATAGCTCACATATTGCTAAAGCAAATAATCATTTTATCCAGCAGTGGACAGCCATGGCGAACAAAAAGCTGGCTGCGGTTATTAATGATAATGCCAGTTTTACTGATGAACAGGGCATTTTTAGATTTACCGCCCGTACGGGCACATTATTGCCATTAAAATTGATTAAAGGTAAAGCAAAGATTGTATTACCAGTATCGGATGGCAATGGTTATGCTGTTATTCGTTATGCACCACAGTTTGAACAACAAGTGCGTCAGGTACCTATCTTACCGACCGCCGAAAATATGGCACATATCATCCAATATATGCAAGGCAAGGATTATGGCTGGGGAAGTCTTTATGGTTTTAATGACTGTTCGGCGGAAGTGAGAAATCTTATGTTGCCTTTTGGTATTTTTCTGCCAAGAAATTCACTACCCCAATCGTTAATTGGTAAGCGAATTGACCTGAGCGATTATTCAACCAATGAACGGATTGCTTATTTGATGAAATATGGCCAGCCATTTAAAACATTAATCTATATACAAGGTCATATTATGTTGTATGTTGGTAACTCAAATTGGCAGGGGCGTCCTGTACCGATAATCTACCATAATGTATGGGGATTGAGACCCGCAGCGCCACCGAGTCGCAGTATTATTGGCCAGTCCGTTTTTCTGCCGCTGTTGGCTCAATATCCTGATGCACCAGAACTTGAATCACTGGCAAGCAAGCCGCTATTTATTATTAGCTATCTCGATCAAGCAGAGTGA
- a CDS encoding enterotoxin, with the protein MRASRVIILSLFISLCLVKSLQAKEYQLTGKNINILLSDKTKDILVWFKNNKNNDVIKADNLFEISFNSAKKLTEKDFNLQNIKQDKNTITINYIRNNIKVTTILALYDQANFARYEIRITAENKPLNMSMVSLMPFKTQAPFVYGSVVSSPIISDSFFIIPENPLTNTTAYEGGVTQKIGQAIPLQPAHTLSYKTYIGTYKSGQLRRHVNQFLNVVRARPYNPYLHYNSWLDIGFFNPYTEKQALLRIEQYGEALVNKRGIKLNGYLFDDGWDNLKGNWGFSSNFPNEFKKLKLAAEKYHAALGIWLSPWGGYNKPRDIRVSHAAEFGYEIMDGKLALSGANYYANFHKRILALIKQQNITMFKLDGTGNADKVIPGSPFTSDFAAAIHMISDMRKANNNLYVNLTTGTQATPSWLFYADSIWRGGDDVNYYGPGPKVQQWLTYRDAETYRSIVMKGPLFPLNSLMLHGIIYAKQAKYLNRQSEQDFADQVWSYFATGTQLQELYITPELLSDNNWHVLATAANWARENQAILFDSHWIGSDPTKLAIYGWAAWSNNKSIISLRNPSDKLQEYYLDLQHDLELPAGAPQSYQVSLNYISKNGSKKPTKINKSTLVTLSPFETVVMLLEPDREKKGR; encoded by the coding sequence ATGAGAGCATCGAGGGTCATTATATTAAGTCTATTTATATCATTATGTTTAGTAAAATCTTTACAAGCAAAAGAGTATCAATTAACGGGTAAAAATATCAATATTCTGTTATCCGATAAGACTAAAGATATATTAGTTTGGTTTAAAAATAACAAAAATAATGATGTCATTAAAGCCGATAATTTATTTGAGATTAGTTTTAATTCAGCAAAAAAATTAACTGAAAAGGATTTTAACTTGCAAAATATTAAGCAAGATAAAAATACCATCACAATAAATTATATTAGGAATAATATTAAAGTAACAACGATACTTGCTTTATATGATCAAGCAAATTTTGCTCGTTACGAAATCCGCATCACTGCTGAAAATAAACCCTTAAACATGAGTATGGTTTCATTAATGCCTTTTAAAACCCAAGCGCCTTTTGTTTATGGTTCAGTTGTTAGTTCTCCAATTATTAGTGATTCATTTTTTATTATTCCAGAAAATCCGTTAACCAATACCACGGCTTATGAAGGCGGTGTAACGCAAAAAATAGGGCAGGCCATTCCTTTACAACCCGCTCATACCCTCAGTTATAAAACTTATATTGGCACTTATAAAAGTGGCCAATTGCGTCGTCATGTTAATCAGTTTTTAAATGTTGTTCGTGCTCGTCCTTATAATCCGTATTTGCACTATAATTCCTGGCTTGATATTGGTTTTTTTAATCCTTATACCGAAAAGCAAGCATTACTACGTATTGAACAGTATGGCGAAGCGTTGGTTAATAAACGCGGTATTAAATTAAATGGTTATTTATTTGATGATGGATGGGATAATTTAAAAGGTAACTGGGGATTCAGTAGCAATTTTCCTAATGAGTTTAAGAAATTAAAATTAGCGGCCGAAAAATATCATGCGGCCTTAGGCATTTGGTTATCACCTTGGGGCGGATATAATAAACCACGCGATATTCGCGTTTCACATGCAGCTGAATTTGGTTATGAAATAATGGATGGTAAATTGGCTTTATCCGGTGCTAATTATTATGCCAATTTTCATAAACGTATTTTAGCGTTAATAAAACAACAAAATATTACTATGTTTAAATTGGATGGTACCGGCAACGCAGATAAGGTGATTCCAGGTAGCCCATTTACTAGTGATTTTGCTGCGGCAATCCATATGATTAGTGATATGCGAAAAGCCAATAATAATCTTTATGTTAACTTGACCACTGGCACCCAAGCGACACCATCCTGGCTTTTTTACGCTGATTCGATTTGGCGTGGTGGTGATGATGTCAACTATTATGGCCCCGGTCCTAAAGTACAACAATGGCTGACTTATCGCGATGCTGAAACCTATCGTTCAATTGTGATGAAAGGCCCATTATTTCCTCTTAATTCTTTAATGTTGCATGGTATTATTTATGCTAAACAAGCCAAATATCTTAATCGACAGTCTGAGCAGGACTTTGCTGATCAGGTTTGGAGTTATTTTGCTACCGGCACTCAGTTACAAGAATTGTATATTACGCCTGAGCTGTTGAGCGATAATAATTGGCATGTATTAGCTACTGCAGCAAATTGGGCCCGTGAAAATCAAGCTATTTTATTTGACAGCCATTGGATAGGTAGTGATCCGACCAAATTAGCGATCTATGGTTGGGCTGCCTGGAGTAATAATAAATCGATTATCAGTTTAAGAAACCCATCGGATAAACTCCAAGAATATTATTTGGATTTACAGCATGATTTAGAATTACCGGCTGGCGCGCCACAAAGTTATCAAGTTAGCCTAAATTATATTAGTAAAAATGGCAGTAAAAAACCGACTAAGATTAATAAATCAACATTAGTGACATTATCGCCTTTTGAAACGGTTGTTATGTTATTAGAGCCTGATAGAGAAAAAAAAGGACGATAA
- a CDS encoding epoxyqueuosine reductase QueH encodes MDKFTRPKLTLPNGANKLLLHSCCAPCSGEVMEALSASGIDYTIFFYNPNIHPQREYEIRKNENIRFAEQHNVPFIDADYDSDNWFTRAKGMEQEPERGIRCTMCFDMRFERTALYAAEHGFSIISSSLGISRWKNMQQINDCGKRAASHYDGLTYWDYNWRKQGGSARMVEISKREQFYQQEYCGCIYSLRDTNKHRRSQGREIIRIGVKYYTADK; translated from the coding sequence ATGGATAAATTTACCCGTCCTAAACTAACGCTGCCTAATGGCGCTAATAAATTATTACTGCACTCTTGTTGTGCTCCCTGTTCAGGTGAAGTGATGGAAGCACTAAGTGCTTCAGGTATTGATTATACTATTTTTTTCTATAATCCAAATATTCATCCACAACGAGAATACGAGATCCGCAAAAACGAAAATATTCGTTTCGCTGAGCAGCATAATGTGCCGTTTATTGATGCTGATTATGATAGTGATAACTGGTTTACCCGTGCTAAAGGAATGGAACAAGAACCTGAGCGCGGAATTCGTTGCACTATGTGTTTTGATATGCGATTTGAGCGTACCGCGCTCTACGCTGCTGAACATGGTTTTAGCATTATCTCCAGTTCATTAGGCATTTCTCGCTGGAAGAATATGCAACAAATCAATGATTGTGGTAAGCGTGCTGCCAGCCATTACGATGGCCTTACTTACTGGGACTATAACTGGCGTAAGCAAGGCGGCTCAGCCAGAATGGTTGAAATTAGTAAGCGCGAACAATTTTATCAACAAGAATATTGCGGTTGTATCTATTCTCTGCGAGATACCAATAAACATCGGCGCTCACAAGGACGCGAAATTATTCGCATTGGGGTTAAATATTACACTGCCGACAAATAA
- the lysS gene encoding lysine--tRNA ligase: MSQQQQGTDQALDLNNELKTRREKLAGLRNNGIAFPNDFRREYLSSDLHGKYADQDAEQLTALNIDVSVAGRMITRRIMGKASFATLQDMGGRIQIYISRDDLPERIYNEQFKKWDLGDILGVKGKLFKTKTGELTIHGYEVYLLTKALRPLPDKFHGLADQETRYRQRYLDLIANDRSRQTFITRSRVLSALRNFMVSKDFMEVETPMMQVIPGGAAARPFITHHNALDIDMYLRIAPELYLKRLVVGGFERVFEINRNFRNEGISPRHNPEFTMMELYMAYADYKDLIVLTEELFRTVTQEVLGTSQVKYGEHLFDFGQPFSKMTMKEAIVKYRAETVLADLDDMTKATAIAKSLNIEPEKGWGLGRLQCEIFEAVAESHLIQPTFITEYPAEVSPLARRNDNNPFITDRFEFFIGGREIGNGFSELNDAEDQAERFAQQVRQKDEGDDEAMFYDEDYITALEHGLPPTAGLGIGIDRMIMLLTDSHTIRDVILFPALRPGK, from the coding sequence ATGTCTCAACAACAACAGGGTACTGATCAGGCCCTTGATTTAAATAATGAATTAAAAACTCGTCGAGAAAAACTGGCGGGATTGCGTAATAATGGCATTGCTTTTCCTAATGATTTTCGCCGGGAGTATTTATCTAGCGATTTACATGGTAAGTATGCGGATCAGGATGCGGAGCAGCTTACAGCACTGAATATTGATGTCTCTGTTGCCGGACGAATGATTACACGCCGTATCATGGGTAAAGCCTCTTTTGCTACCTTACAAGATATGGGGGGGCGCATTCAGATTTATATTTCTCGTGATGATTTACCTGAAAGGATCTATAACGAACAATTTAAGAAATGGGATCTGGGCGATATTCTCGGTGTTAAAGGTAAATTATTCAAGACCAAAACCGGCGAATTAACCATTCATGGTTATGAAGTTTATTTATTAACCAAAGCATTGCGTCCTTTACCAGATAAATTCCATGGGCTGGCAGATCAGGAAACGCGTTATCGCCAACGTTATCTTGATCTTATTGCTAATGATCGATCACGGCAGACTTTTATTACGCGTTCACGTGTGCTATCTGCTTTACGTAACTTTATGGTTAGTAAAGATTTCATGGAAGTTGAAACACCCATGATGCAGGTTATACCGGGTGGCGCAGCAGCTCGTCCATTTATTACTCATCATAATGCGTTAGATATTGATATGTATCTGCGTATTGCGCCAGAACTTTATTTGAAACGTTTAGTTGTTGGTGGATTTGAGCGAGTTTTTGAAATTAATCGTAATTTTCGCAATGAAGGTATTTCGCCGCGGCATAATCCAGAGTTTACCATGATGGAACTTTATATGGCTTATGCTGATTATAAAGATCTTATTGTATTAACCGAAGAATTATTCCGAACGGTAACTCAAGAAGTATTAGGTACATCTCAGGTAAAATATGGTGAGCATCTATTTGATTTCGGGCAGCCTTTTAGCAAAATGACCATGAAAGAAGCGATAGTCAAATATCGTGCGGAAACGGTGCTGGCTGATTTGGATGATATGACTAAAGCGACAGCGATCGCAAAATCACTAAATATTGAGCCAGAAAAAGGCTGGGGATTAGGTCGTCTACAATGTGAAATTTTTGAGGCAGTGGCAGAAAGCCATTTGATCCAACCGACATTTATTACGGAATATCCGGCAGAAGTGTCTCCCTTAGCTCGTCGTAATGATAATAATCCATTTATTACCGATCGATTTGAATTCTTCATTGGTGGTCGTGAAATTGGTAATGGTTTTTCTGAGCTTAATGATGCAGAAGATCAAGCCGAGCGCTTTGCACAGCAGGTTCGACAGAAAGATGAAGGTGATGATGAAGCCATGTTTTATGATGAGGATTATATCACCGCACTGGAGCATGGATTGCCACCAACGGCCGGTTTAGGTATCGGTATTGATCGGATGATCATGTTATTAACGGATAGCCATACAATTCGTGATGTTATTCTGTTTCCAGCATTACGGCCTGGTAAATAG
- the prfB gene encoding peptide chain release factor 2 (programmed frameshift) produces the protein MFEINPIKNQIQDLSERTKILRGYLDYDAKKERLEEVNAELEQPDVWNEPERAQALGKERSSLEAIVETIDALIQGLDDVSGLLDLAIEADDEETFHEAVAELAQLEGKLGQLEFRRMFSGQYDSANCYLDLQAGSGGTEAQDWASMLMRMYLRWAESKGFKTEIIEASDGDVAGLKSATIKIIGEYAYGWLRTETGVHRLVRKSPFDSGGRRHTSFSSAFIYPEVDDDIDIEINPADLRIDVYRASGAGGQHVNKTESAVRITHIPTGIVTQCQNDRSQHKNKDQAFKQLKAKLYELEMQKKNADKQALEENKSDIGWGSQIRSYVLDDSRIKDLRTGVENRNTQAVLDGDLDKFIEASLKAGL, from the exons ATGTTTGAAATTAATCCAATAAAAAATCAAATTCAGGATCTGTCTGAGCGGACGAAGATCTTGAGGGGGTATCTT GACTATGATGCCAAGAAAGAGCGTTTGGAAGAAGTAAACGCAGAACTTGAACAGCCTGATGTATGGAACGAACCTGAGCGAGCCCAAGCATTGGGTAAGGAACGTTCTTCTCTTGAAGCCATAGTAGAAACCATCGACGCGTTAATACAAGGTTTAGATGATGTATCTGGTTTGCTCGATCTAGCAATCGAAGCTGATGACGAAGAAACTTTTCATGAGGCGGTAGCAGAGTTAGCGCAATTGGAAGGAAAACTGGGGCAATTGGAATTTCGCCGTATGTTTTCAGGGCAGTATGACAGTGCTAACTGTTATCTTGATTTACAGGCAGGCTCGGGAGGAACGGAGGCACAAGACTGGGCTAGCATGTTAATGCGTATGTATCTGCGTTGGGCTGAGTCAAAAGGTTTTAAAACTGAGATTATTGAAGCGTCAGATGGCGATGTGGCTGGTTTAAAATCTGCCACGATAAAAATTATTGGTGAGTATGCGTATGGGTGGTTACGTACTGAAACGGGTGTTCATCGATTAGTGCGTAAAAGTCCTTTTGATTCAGGCGGTCGCCGCCATACTTCTTTTAGCTCAGCCTTTATTTATCCTGAAGTGGATGATGATATTGATATTGAAATTAATCCGGCGGATTTGCGTATTGATGTTTATCGAGCATCAGGGGCTGGTGGTCAACATGTTAATAAAACAGAGTCAGCGGTACGTATAACTCATATTCCAACTGGCATTGTTACTCAATGTCAGAATGACCGTTCACAGCATAAGAATAAAGATCAGGCTTTTAAGCAACTAAAAGCAAAATTATATGAGCTTGAGATGCAAAAGAAAAATGCCGATAAACAAGCATTAGAAGAAAATAAATCTGATATTGGCTGGGGTAGCCAAATTCGTTCTTATGTGCTGGATGATTCTCGAATTAAAGATCTACGTACAGGTGTTGAAAATCGCAATACCCAAGCGGTACTGGATGGTGATCTGGACAAATTCATTGAAGCCAGCTTGAAAGCTGGCTTATGA
- the recJ gene encoding single-stranded-DNA-specific exonuclease RecJ → MNMKIQLRRRPKADDSHLPAHLSPLLRRLYAMRGVLSENELETGAKGLLNYQSLNGIETAVQLLITALHEHWRIIVVGDFDADGATSTALTLRALSAMGYRHFDYLVPNRFEDGYGLSPQVVNEVIKRKAQLIITVDNGISSHEGVAVAHRHGIKVIITDHHLPGEKLPCAEAIINPNLADCHFPSKALAGVGVSFYLMSALRAALRQTGWFEQQSRKMPNLAELLDLVALGTVADVVPLDSNNRILVYQGLNRIRAGRSCVGIKALIEVSKRDVSRLVANDLGFSIGPRLNAAGRLDDMSIGVELLLTDDIVHARKLANELDSLNRTRREIEQDMQQEAWHIFSQIEKKRHQIPNGLALYHPEWHQGVVGILASRIKERFHRPVIAFAPAGEGILKGSGRSINGLHLRDALERLDTLNPGLILKFGGHAMAAGLTLEEQKFTQFQENFSNLMAELLDNDMLEGVIWSDGELNNEELSLDIAEQIRNGGPWGQAFPEPIFDGKFRLLQQRLVGDSHLKVMLEPLTGGPMIDGIAFNIDTAYWPDNSIKMVELAYKLDVNEYRGNRNIQLLIQHLWPCE, encoded by the coding sequence ATAAATATGAAAATACAGCTTCGTCGCCGACCAAAAGCAGATGATAGCCACCTTCCAGCTCATTTATCTCCGCTATTACGCCGTTTGTATGCTATGAGAGGTGTGTTGTCAGAAAATGAGTTAGAAACAGGAGCTAAAGGATTACTTAATTACCAATCACTGAATGGGATTGAAACTGCGGTTCAACTATTAATCACTGCCCTACATGAACATTGGCGGATTATTGTGGTCGGTGATTTCGATGCCGATGGTGCAACGAGTACCGCATTGACACTGCGAGCGCTGAGCGCGATGGGATATCGTCATTTTGATTATTTGGTGCCTAACCGATTTGAAGATGGATATGGGCTTAGCCCGCAGGTTGTTAATGAAGTTATTAAAAGAAAAGCGCAACTTATTATTACCGTTGATAATGGCATATCCTCCCATGAAGGCGTTGCTGTTGCTCATCGACACGGTATAAAAGTGATCATTACCGACCACCATTTGCCAGGAGAAAAACTGCCTTGTGCAGAAGCAATTATTAATCCTAATTTAGCTGATTGTCACTTTCCATCAAAAGCATTAGCCGGGGTTGGTGTCAGTTTTTATTTGATGTCAGCATTACGTGCAGCGTTGCGCCAGACCGGTTGGTTTGAGCAACAGTCACGTAAGATGCCTAATCTGGCTGAATTACTAGATTTGGTGGCATTAGGGACGGTGGCGGATGTTGTTCCCTTGGATAGTAATAATCGTATTTTAGTTTATCAAGGTTTAAATCGTATTCGGGCGGGCCGCAGCTGTGTCGGGATCAAAGCTTTGATTGAAGTTTCCAAACGTGATGTTAGTCGTCTGGTTGCTAATGATTTAGGTTTCTCCATTGGACCACGGCTCAATGCTGCTGGAAGATTAGATGATATGTCAATCGGCGTGGAGCTGCTATTGACTGACGATATCGTGCACGCTAGGAAATTGGCTAATGAATTAGATAGCTTAAATCGTACCCGCCGCGAAATTGAACAAGATATGCAGCAAGAGGCTTGGCATATTTTTTCACAAATAGAAAAAAAACGTCATCAAATACCTAATGGTCTAGCACTCTATCATCCCGAATGGCATCAGGGAGTAGTAGGAATATTGGCTTCTCGCATCAAAGAACGTTTTCATCGTCCGGTTATCGCCTTCGCGCCAGCAGGCGAAGGGATTTTAAAGGGTTCAGGGCGTTCCATCAATGGTTTACATTTACGAGATGCACTTGAGCGCTTAGATACACTTAATCCAGGATTAATTTTAAAGTTTGGCGGCCATGCCATGGCGGCAGGATTAACTCTGGAGGAGCAGAAGTTTACTCAGTTTCAAGAGAACTTTTCTAATCTGATGGCAGAACTGCTAGATAACGATATGCTTGAAGGGGTTATTTGGAGTGATGGTGAGCTAAATAATGAAGAGTTGTCGCTGGATATTGCTGAACAAATTAGAAATGGCGGGCCATGGGGACAGGCTTTTCCTGAGCCTATCTTTGATGGCAAATTTAGGTTACTGCAACAACGTCTTGTGGGTGATAGTCATTTAAAAGTGATGCTAGAACCTCTGACTGGTGGCCCGATGATAGATGGTATTGCCTTTAATATTGATACTGCTTATTGGCCTGACAATAGTATTAAAATGGTCGAATTGGCTTATAAACTTGATGTCAATGAGTATCGTGGTAATCGTAACATCCAGTTACTTATTCAACATTTATGGCCTTGCGAATAG
- the dsbC gene encoding bifunctional protein-disulfide isomerase/oxidoreductase DsbC — protein sequence MKKNIVWVISLLAAMSHSALADDVAIKRTLNKMGIETENIHPSPIVGLSTVITNQGLVYVTEDGKYLLEGPIYDLSGQMPVNVTNQILAKKIEAMSDQMIIFKAPEEKYIVTVFTDVTCGYCKKFHQDIAEYNKKGVTVRYLAFPSNGLHHESAKTMTSIWCSADRQKVLTEAFKGETISPIEKCKTVDIKAQFNIGHMLGINGTPALVLEDGTVIPGYMTADDLVKGLAKLKKK from the coding sequence ATGAAAAAAAATATTGTATGGGTAATTAGTCTTCTGGCCGCAATGTCACATTCTGCTTTGGCTGATGATGTCGCTATTAAAAGAACATTGAATAAAATGGGCATAGAAACTGAGAATATCCATCCGTCACCTATTGTCGGTCTGAGTACAGTGATCACTAACCAAGGCCTGGTTTATGTAACCGAAGACGGTAAGTATTTATTAGAAGGGCCTATTTATGATTTAAGTGGTCAAATGCCGGTTAATGTCACAAATCAGATCTTAGCAAAAAAAATAGAAGCGATGAGTGATCAGATGATCATATTTAAGGCACCAGAGGAAAAATATATTGTTACCGTGTTTACTGATGTTACCTGCGGTTATTGCAAAAAATTTCATCAAGACATAGCAGAATATAATAAAAAGGGGGTCACTGTACGTTATTTAGCATTTCCTAGCAATGGTCTTCACCATGAATCAGCTAAAACAATGACATCTATCTGGTGTAGCGCTGATCGACAAAAAGTATTAACAGAAGCTTTTAAAGGTGAAACGATTTCTCCAATTGAAAAATGCAAAACAGTCGATATTAAGGCTCAGTTTAATATTGGTCACATGCTTGGTATCAATGGAACACCCGCTTTGGTGTTAGAAGATGGCACAGTAATACCTGGTTATATGACAGCCGATGATTTAGTTAAAGGGTTAGCAAAACTTAAGAAAAAATAA
- the xerD gene encoding site-specific tyrosine recombinase XerD yields MHPLIEQFLDTIWLEHDLAANTLSSYRTDLQTLVGWLSRHGYDLLTVEVTDLQSFLAERVEGGYKATSSARLLSAMRRLFQYFYREKLRSDDPTAQLSAPKLPRRLPKDLNEKQVEDLLHAPTIHDPIELRDKTMLEVLYACGLRVSELVGLTLTDISLRQGVIRVVGKGNKERLVPLGEEAIYWLETYLTESRPILLNGLTNDVLFPSKRGTQMTRQTFWHRIKYYAAIAGIDSEKLSPHVLRHAFATHLLNHGADLRVVQMLLGHSDLSTTQIYTHVATERLRQLHQQHHPRG; encoded by the coding sequence ATTCATCCGTTGATAGAACAATTTCTCGATACTATTTGGCTTGAGCACGATTTAGCCGCTAATACGCTTTCTTCTTATCGTACTGATTTACAAACATTAGTTGGTTGGTTGTCGCGCCATGGTTATGATCTGCTTACGGTAGAGGTCACGGATTTACAATCTTTTCTGGCTGAACGCGTAGAGGGCGGTTATAAAGCAACGAGTTCTGCTCGTTTACTTAGTGCTATGCGGCGCTTATTCCAGTATTTCTATCGAGAGAAACTCCGTAGCGATGATCCAACGGCACAATTGTCGGCACCTAAATTGCCAAGACGGCTACCTAAAGATCTTAATGAGAAGCAAGTTGAAGATTTATTGCATGCGCCTACCATCCATGATCCGATTGAATTAAGAGATAAAACAATGCTTGAGGTGCTTTATGCATGTGGGCTACGTGTTTCTGAACTGGTTGGGCTAACATTAACAGATATTAGTTTGCGTCAGGGTGTTATTCGGGTAGTGGGAAAAGGGAATAAAGAACGGTTGGTACCTTTAGGTGAAGAGGCTATTTATTGGTTGGAAACTTATTTAACGGAAAGTCGTCCAATCTTACTTAATGGACTGACCAATGATGTGTTATTTCCGAGTAAAAGAGGTACGCAAATGACGCGTCAGACTTTTTGGCATCGGATTAAATATTATGCAGCAATTGCTGGAATTGATAGTGAAAAACTTTCTCCTCACGTATTAAGACATGCATTTGCCACCCATTTGCTAAATCATGGCGCAGATCTGCGTGTAGTACAAATGTTGCTAGGACACAGTGATCTTTCTACTACACAGATCTATACCCATGTTGCCACAGAGCGGTTAAGGCAATTGCATCAACAACATCATCCTCGAGGTTGA